The Pyrus communis chromosome 5, drPyrComm1.1, whole genome shotgun sequence region CGATCTCAGCTCGGGTGACAATGGCTCTATTCAGAGAATCTTCATCCGTCCCAAGTCCAACAACGGAATCTTTGATGACCTGGTTGTGGTTCAAGCAACAACGAAAGGTCGTTTAAGAACTTTTCCGGTACAACGGAGGTTAAAATTGATATGAACACTTTCTAGAATCCGACCGAACACGTTCATCAGTAATGGAATTTAAAGAACCAAACACCATACTCGATATAAGTACTTGGTGCGGAGGGAATGAACTAACCTCTGCAAAATATTTCGCAGGTGCTGCTATGCACCAATACACCGCAATCAATACAGATTCGAAATCACCATTGCCGCAGCTCTTAATGTCCTGTCAACGAAATTGGCAAAGTTCCGAAGGAAAAACAAGGGATTAGAAGATCGCGAGTCTTCAGATTACTGAAGAGTAGAGAAGGAGACGTGATGTATACCTGGTCGATGGAAtgtccatacttctgtttgtaacACTCAAATGTTGCTCTTAGTTGAAAGATGTTCCTTGTGCTGAGTATCCAAACAACTTGATCATGATCGTATTGCTTTGTTTCGATGGCTTCGTGTAACCTAGATGCCTCTGAATTGGCAATGCCTGTATCCACCAGCTGCCTGTCGTACCTGTACGAGCTCACTAAACCCACGAGAAGCTGTGCCAACCAACAGTATGAGTCAATAGAATGCAACACTAGACCCAGTCCGAAACCACAATTTTCTGTTTTCAGTGAACGAAAACAAATGACATATTCCTGTCTTAGCAATTTTTTTGTATTATCATTTCAGACAAGTGGAGCTAATTGAAGGTTTGACCCAAAACCGAGTGcagtggcgttctaggattcatacaatcAACCCtatttagtgggataaggctcgGTTGTTTTTGTCGTATTATTTCAGACAAGTACTGCTTAATTGCTTTAAAATCTTCACCCTTTTTTAGAATATTTCCAGACGAAGATGTTAGTAATCACTGAGCAATATAACAACGAAAATTTACCAAGTATTTGAACCTGATATTCCTGACGTAGGAAAATATGTTTTTACCTTTCTGATGGGTAGGGAAACGGTTGAGGCAATGTCCTCCTCAAGAGAACAATCGAACAGTGAACTGTAGACCTGTCTCACGGCCATCAAGTGGTTAGGAGATGATGCACAAGCTATCTCAACCAACACTTTTAGGTGTTTTACGCCTTTCTTCTTCGTCCTCAGTGCATCTCTCGCCAACTTAGCGTCCCTTTCGGGAGGATCATATGTCCACAAAAGGACTGCATTCTGTTACACATCATCACTTGAATGGTTACGAATAAACCGACGGAATAACATCAACATAAACAATAAGAACATAACATTCTTATGAAGGTTTAAAATTGCAATTGGATGAATACAGATACGAGTTTTAAAACCGAAAAAATATTGGAGAAAATTACTCTGAAATCTCCGGAAAGTTCAGCGTGGAGATCATCAAGGAGGGATTTATTGTAAAGCTGTTGGTACGTGTCTTTGATTTTCCTCCTTTGGCTAGCATTCCTGTGTCCTAATATCCATACCACAGCGTCCTCATCTGTTCCCAATCCTGTTACACCAACACCTAAGATTACTATAGataatatatatagaaaaacaaGTATTCATGAATCAATAGCAGCAGCAAATTCATTTATGATCACAGCAGCAACAACAATAAgaacaacaaagtcttattccactaaatgaggtcgactgtatgaatcctagGACGCCACTACACTCGGTTTTGCATCAAGACTTCAGGCTTCAAATACTCCAAGTCTCAacaaacaaaatttattttccaaaacgtaatgaaaaataatagaaaatgatagaatttgattactttttttcgaaaaacataatgaaaaataacagaaaattttatagaaaatttATCCTACTCAGCTTTTCAGCAAGAGAATAAGAGAAGATGATAGACATGCAAAAAGCCACACATGTTTCTGCCAATTAACCACATGAAGAAATCAAACTCATCCCATCCAAAATTCAGAAATCTCATAAACcaagaaaattgaataaaacaaTTATTTTAACATAGCCAAATTCTAATCCACTCTATCTAAACTACAATAAGACAGAAGCACGCTGTTGTAGCTAACTTGGCTACACGCAATTGAATAAAGCAGTTAAGGACGCAGAACCATCATAAACTGTAATTGGATCATGT contains the following coding sequences:
- the LOC137733131 gene encoding annexin D3-like → MRSFFGKGRTSSLPKQNASSGSSASEKDFKLMSGSMGSLKIPEAVPPPDQDCQRLKKAFDGLGTDEDAVVWILGHRNASQRRKIKDTYQQLYNKSLLDDLHAELSGDFRNAVLLWTYDPPERDAKLARDALRTKKKGVKHLKVLVEIACASSPNHLMAVRQVYSSLFDCSLEEDIASTVSLPIRKLLVGLVSSYRYDRQLVDTGIANSEASRLHEAIETKQYDHDQVVWILSTRNIFQLRATFECYKQKYGHSIDQDIKSCGNGDFESVLIAVYWCIAAPAKYFAEVIKDSVVGLGTDEDSLNRAIVTRAEIDMIKIREEYSKMSKTSLVDDVIGDTSGDYKNFLLTLIGARV